From the Tepidibacillus fermentans genome, the window ATATTATGATCGTCAAGCCATTACTAAAATAGTATTAATAAAAATGAGTCAATATATGATTCAAATCCGTGGGAAAAGAGTAAAAAATAACCCCCCTATTTCATTTTCTAGTCGAAATGGAATAAAATCTTCAATTTTTTGGATCCCAAAAGGACAGCTCCAACAATATTATGACGAAGAAACAGGATTTATTGATGAATATGGAGATGCTTTTATATGGTAGAAAATCAAAAGGATAAAGAATTTATAATGGACATTACTGGCACGCATATCTGGTACTATTTTATCTGTCAAAGAGAAGTTTGGCTTATGATTCATCATATTGCTCCCGATGAAGATGATGAGAACTTGGATATTGGTAGATTTATATCTGAACATTCTTATACAAGGAATAAGAGAGAAATCGTAATTGGAAATATCAAAATTGACCGTATACGAAAAGAAGGGAAGCAGTTGGTAATTGGAGAAGTAAAAAAATCCTCTAGCTATATCAATAGTGCACGTTTTCAGCTTTTACATTATCTTAATACATTAAAGAAAATGGGAATAGAAGCAAAAGGGGAACTTTTATTTCCAGAAGAACGAAAAAAAGAAATTGTGGAATGGACGGAAGAAGCAAAGAAAGAGCTAGAGCAGGCAATGGAAAATATTCGTCGGATCGCGCGCATGCCAATACCACCAGCACCGAAAAAAATCTCATTTTGTAGGAAATGTGCTTATCGAGAATATTGTTGGGCGGAGGAATGAGAATGAAAAAAACCCTTTATATCTTCCAAAACGGTCAGTTAAAAAGAAAAGACAATAGCCTATATTTTGAAACGGAAGAAAGACGTAAATATATCCCAATTGAAGATACTAGTGATATTTATATATTTGGAGAAGTTGATGTTTCAAAAAAGTTTTTAGAGTTTGTTTCTCAAAAGGAAATCTGTATTCATTATTTCAACCATTACGGGTATTATGTCGGTACTTTTTACCCAAGAGAACATTTAAATGCGGGCTATGTAGTTTTAAAACAGGCAGAACACTATTTAGAAAAAGAAAAAAGGTTAACTTTAGCCAAAACATTTGTAAAAGGTTCTATTGGTCAAATGATTCAAGTTCTAAAATATTATCGAAATAGAAGGGATGAAGGAAAAGATTTTTTTATTAATATAATCGAAGAAATACAAAATGAGGCTATTCATATAGAAAATACTAACTCAATTGAAGAGTTGATGGCTGTTGAAGGACATGCCCGGGAAAAATATTATTCATCTTTTGATTATATTATTGCAGATCCTGATTTTCCATTTGAAAAAAGAAGTCAAAGACCTCCGTTGAATCGACTAAATGCAATAATCAGTTTTGGTAATACCATTGTTTACACTACAGTGCTTAGCGAAATATACAAAACATATCTTGATCCAAGAATTGGATATTTACATGCTACGAATTTTAGACGTTTTTCTCTAAATCTGGATGTGGCCGAAATTTTCAAACCTATTATGATCGATCGTTTGATTTTTACTTTAATCAATAAAAAAATGATCACAAAAAAGACTTTGATAAACATTTGGATGGGATTCTTCTTTCTGAAGAAGGAAGGAAAAAATTTATTACTGAATTGGACAAACGAATGAAGACAACTGTCAATCATAGGCATTTAGGGAAATCTGTGTCCTATCGAAGATTAATTCGTTTAGAGTTATACAAGATTCAAAAACATATTTTAGGTGAAAAAATCTATGAACCATATCAATCATTGTGGTAGGTGATCGATTTGTTTGTTATTTTAGTTTATGATTTTGGCGAAAAAAGGGTTGGTAAAGCTCTAAAAATAGCTCGAAAATATTTACACTGGGTTCAAAATTCCGTGCTTGAAGGCGAAATATCTAATGCAAATTATACCAAATTGAAGATGGAACTAAGAAGCATAATGAATTCAGAAGAAGATTCGGTTATCTTTTATACATTTCGAACCAAAAATTATTCAAAAAGAGAAGAATTTGGTTTAAAAAAAGGCGGAGATGAAAATATACTATAAGCTAATTTTGTCGTCGATCATAAATCTTGTAGTAATCCTAGGAGATCGACGACAATTTTATTTTTGAAGAAATTAAGCGATAGTAAAAGATATATGCAGAAATATGAGATTTATGACAAATTTAATTTTTATAAAATTTTAAAGCAGGAATTTCTCTTTTATTGTAGAAATATTATCAAAAAGCCACTTTTCTGGGTCTTTATCTTACCTATGAGGAATTGAAACCAAATGTCATAAATTTCTCCTCCTTAAAAAGTTTCAAGTCTTTATCTTACCTATGAGGAATTGAAACAGTTTTGGCAATAGGACAAGTTTACGCTTGTCTTTGCGTCTTTATCTTACCTATGAGGAATTGAAACGTTCATCAGCAGTTTTAAAACCATGATACGGGCTTGGTCTTTATCTTACCTATGAGGAATTGAAACGCGCGAACATCATTAGCCCACGCAACCTGTTTTTCGTCTTTATCTTACCTATGAGGAATTGAAACATTAACTGCTGTAGGTTGAGCATCATTACCGCCAGCGCTGGGTCTTTATCTTACCTATGAGGAATTGAAACCGAAAATTGTTCGAATTGTAGATCGCTCTACATGGGGTAGTCTTTATCTTACCTATGAGGAATTGAAACAGAAACATACCATAATACGTCACCTAGTTCACTTTTGTCTTTATCTTACCTATGAGGAATTGAAACCAGCAAAACTCTCTGCTGCCTTGATTGTTTGCTTTTCGGTCTTTATCTTACCTATGAGGAATTGAAACAAAATCACTCCTTTAAATTTTTGTTTGTTTTCGTTCTTCGTCTTTATCTTACCTATGAGGAATTGAAACACCGCTGTAACTGGTTGGCGTGATAAAGTGACTTTTAAGGTCTTTATCTTACCTATGAGGAATTGAAACGAGAGGAGGGAGCTTATTTTCAAAAACGAAAAAAAAGAGTCTTTATCTTACCTATGAGGAATTGAAACCATGATAGCCTTCCATAAAGTGCTTGTGCTACTTTGGTCCGTCTTTATCTT encodes:
- the cas4 gene encoding CRISPR-associated protein Cas4, encoding MDITGTHIWYYFICQREVWLMIHHIAPDEDDENLDIGRFISEHSYTRNKREIVIGNIKIDRIRKEGKQLVIGEVKKSSSYINSARFQLLHYLNTLKKMGIEAKGELLFPEERKKEIVEWTEEAKKELEQAMENIRRIARMPIPPAPKKISFCRKCAYREYCWAEE
- the cas1b gene encoding type I-B CRISPR-associated endonuclease Cas1b, coding for MKKTLYIFQNGQLKRKDNSLYFETEERRKYIPIEDTSDIYIFGEVDVSKKFLEFVSQKEICIHYFNHYGYYVGTFYPREHLNAGYVVLKQAEHYLEKEKRLTLAKTFVKGSIGQMIQVLKYYRNRRDEGKDFFINIIEEIQNEAIHIENTNSIEELMAVEGHAREKYYSSFDYIIADPDFPFEKRSQRPPLNRLNAIISFGNTIVYTTVLSEIYKTYLDPRIGYLHATNFRRFSLNLDVAEIFKPIMIDRLIFTLINKKMITKKTLINIWMGFFFLKKEGKNLLLNWTNE
- the cas2 gene encoding CRISPR-associated endonuclease Cas2, encoding MFVILVYDFGEKRVGKALKIARKYLHWVQNSVLEGEISNANYTKLKMELRSIMNSEEDSVIFYTFRTKNYSKREEFGLKKGGDENIL